One genomic region from Alteromonas pelagimontana encodes:
- the fabR gene encoding HTH-type transcriptional repressor FabR, with product MSRQEQKLKTRQNIINATFTLLDENRSLSAISLREVSRAAGIAPTSFYRHFKDMDDLGLTLVDEAGLALRQLMRQARRRIASGGGVIDTSVDTFIEFITANTNVFRLLLREHTGTSAAYRMAVLREIQHFIEELTDYIVEQQSLEHYLANLQAEAMVRLVFSAGAEALEADVKLRGEIGDRVKTQLRFVQLGTEAYKLKRRTDPPR from the coding sequence TTGAGTCGTCAGGAACAAAAACTTAAAACCAGACAAAATATTATCAACGCCACCTTTACGTTGCTTGATGAAAACCGTAGCTTATCGGCCATTAGTTTAAGAGAAGTATCCAGAGCGGCGGGTATTGCGCCTACGTCGTTTTATCGCCATTTTAAAGATATGGATGATCTGGGCTTGACGTTGGTTGATGAGGCGGGGCTGGCATTACGTCAGTTAATGCGACAAGCACGTCGGCGAATCGCATCTGGTGGTGGTGTTATCGATACGTCGGTAGATACATTTATCGAATTTATTACCGCTAACACCAATGTTTTCCGTCTGCTTTTGCGTGAACATACGGGAACATCTGCGGCTTATCGAATGGCGGTACTGCGCGAAATCCAACATTTCATTGAAGAGTTAACTGACTACATAGTGGAACAGCAATCGTTAGAGCATTACTTAGCGAATCTGCAGGCAGAAGCGATGGTGCGACTAGTCTTCAGTGCCGGAGCTGAAGCACTGGAAGCCGATGTTAAATTGCGCGGTGAAATTGGCGATAGGGTAAAAACCCAGCTACGATTTGTGCAACTGGGAACAGAGGCTTATAAGCTGAAGCGTCGTACCGATCCGCCGAGATAG
- the trmA gene encoding tRNA (uridine(54)-C5)-methyltransferase TrmA produces the protein MTACTTSENYQKQLNEKVNRLQELLAPFAAPALEVFPSAETHYRMRAEFRVWHDGDDLYHIMFDPQTKEKYRVDTFPPASHTINAMMAKLLPLLKTSEVMRKKLFQIDYLTGLSGEIVVSLLYHKPLNEKWLKAAEELVEALRESFNVSVIGRARKQKCVIGNDFIIERLPVNGKEYLFKHIENSFTQPNAEVNCKMIEWALSVCPPSKKDLLELYCGAGNFSLPLASRFRQAIGTEIAKPSVSAAQFNIEINKTENLKIVRLSAEEFTEAMVTGRSFTRLHDIVLADYDFSTVLVDPPRAGLDAESLSMIQAYEEIIYISCNPETLRDNLNVLCKTHDIQATALFDQFPFTHHIEAGVKLVRKKG, from the coding sequence ATGACAGCATGCACTACTAGTGAAAACTATCAAAAGCAGCTAAATGAAAAAGTAAATCGGTTGCAGGAGCTTTTGGCTCCCTTTGCTGCGCCCGCATTAGAAGTTTTCCCTTCTGCCGAAACGCATTATCGTATGCGGGCGGAATTTCGCGTGTGGCATGATGGTGATGACCTTTACCACATTATGTTCGACCCGCAGACCAAGGAAAAGTACCGCGTCGATACTTTCCCACCCGCAAGTCATACTATTAATGCCATGATGGCTAAGCTACTTCCACTTTTGAAAACCTCAGAGGTAATGAGGAAAAAGCTTTTTCAGATAGATTATCTCACTGGACTGTCTGGTGAAATTGTAGTGAGCTTGCTTTACCACAAACCATTAAATGAAAAGTGGTTAAAAGCAGCTGAAGAATTGGTAGAAGCGCTGCGTGAATCTTTTAACGTTAGTGTAATAGGACGCGCACGCAAGCAAAAATGCGTTATCGGCAATGACTTTATCATTGAGCGTTTGCCGGTAAACGGGAAGGAATATTTATTTAAGCACATCGAAAACAGCTTCACCCAGCCCAACGCCGAGGTTAACTGTAAAATGATTGAATGGGCGCTCTCAGTCTGTCCGCCGAGTAAAAAAGATTTACTTGAGCTCTACTGCGGCGCGGGAAATTTCTCTTTACCTTTAGCCTCTCGCTTTCGCCAAGCTATAGGAACTGAAATTGCCAAACCTTCAGTTAGCGCCGCCCAGTTTAATATTGAAATCAACAAAACTGAAAACTTAAAGATAGTGCGTTTATCTGCGGAGGAATTTACTGAAGCAATGGTAACTGGCCGTAGCTTTACACGTTTACACGACATCGTGCTGGCAGATTACGACTTTTCTACCGTTTTGGTTGATCCCCCACGGGCAGGATTAGACGCTGAATCGCTATCAATGATCCAGGCTTATGAGGAGATTATTTATATTTCCTGCAACCCGGAAACCTTGCGAGATAATTTGAACGTATTGTGTAAAACTCATGATATCCAGGCTACCGCTCTATTCGACCAGTTCCCCTTTACTCACCACATTGAAGCAGGTGTAAAACTGGTGCGGAAAAAAGGCTAA
- a CDS encoding DUF5610 domain-containing protein → MNVSQIKAFLGDQKQQAVSPDTAIKKQLQEEGLRQAAEFRQQQAATVSVSSSQTTIGLKVFSGALEQNVSVDGQKPKVDKKDEKEGKETSLFDFEKVARNVMQFVGGVIQGATKGGADQNKLIDLFAQAREGVAKGIAMAEKDIGGFMNEDISKGINSSRTLIEERLNGLEKRLLGTGDAEQIDKVTSGLSVNASDAKDGNLTIRTKDGDEVKLSFENLREFQLSQQSTIGLAPEIIQNEGAAASQQVASASESLTAQYFERNGISFSLKGELDEGELTAIADLVESANDLADTFFAGEMDKAFEQALSLGFDDQELTGYALQLNRTQKAEFVQAYESIRHYREDRPDANKHGDAASPIAQYLDKMMDVMNQSGEQLESGEDYSELLNSLINRMEDVKVPDLLTAINRFHTFNQRLLDALPSSQPAEETSSATDE, encoded by the coding sequence ATGAATGTAAGCCAGATTAAGGCATTTCTTGGGGATCAGAAGCAGCAAGCTGTAAGCCCTGATACTGCCATCAAAAAACAACTTCAGGAAGAGGGGCTACGTCAGGCTGCTGAATTTCGGCAGCAGCAGGCGGCGACAGTTAGTGTTAGCAGCTCACAGACCACCATTGGGCTAAAAGTTTTCAGTGGAGCGCTTGAGCAAAACGTATCTGTGGACGGTCAAAAACCTAAAGTAGATAAAAAAGATGAAAAGGAAGGTAAAGAAACTTCACTTTTCGATTTCGAAAAAGTTGCGCGTAATGTAATGCAGTTTGTTGGTGGCGTTATTCAGGGAGCCACAAAAGGTGGCGCTGATCAAAACAAGCTAATCGATTTATTTGCGCAGGCGAGGGAAGGTGTAGCCAAAGGCATTGCTATGGCTGAGAAAGACATCGGCGGCTTTATGAATGAAGACATCAGCAAAGGTATAAACAGCAGTCGCACATTAATTGAAGAGCGTCTTAACGGTTTGGAAAAGCGTTTGCTCGGAACTGGTGACGCAGAACAGATTGATAAAGTAACCAGTGGCCTTTCGGTGAATGCCAGCGATGCTAAAGATGGTAACTTAACGATACGAACAAAAGATGGCGACGAAGTGAAGCTCAGCTTCGAAAATTTGCGTGAATTTCAGTTGTCTCAGCAGTCAACTATCGGTTTAGCGCCCGAGATAATTCAGAACGAAGGTGCTGCAGCAAGCCAACAAGTAGCATCTGCGTCTGAGTCATTGACTGCGCAATATTTTGAGCGCAACGGCATTAGCTTTTCTCTCAAAGGTGAATTAGATGAGGGCGAACTTACCGCAATTGCAGATTTAGTGGAATCGGCAAATGATCTCGCCGATACCTTTTTTGCCGGCGAAATGGATAAAGCTTTTGAACAAGCACTGTCCCTGGGTTTTGATGATCAAGAGCTGACGGGATATGCGTTACAGCTAAACCGTACTCAAAAAGCTGAATTCGTGCAGGCTTATGAAAGTATTCGCCACTATCGTGAGGACAGACCTGATGCTAACAAGCACGGTGATGCAGCTAGCCCTATCGCTCAATATCTGGACAAAATGATGGATGTCATGAATCAGTCAGGTGAGCAACTAGAATCAGGAGAGGACTATAGCGAGCTTTTGAATAGCCTTATTAACCGCATGGAAGACGTAAAGGTGCCGGATCTGCTAACGGCGATAAATCGTTTTCACACGTTTAATCAGCGATTGCTGGATGCATTACCGAGTTCACAGCCTGCAGAGGAAACTTCATCAGCAACCGATGAATAG
- a CDS encoding acyl-CoA desaturase, producing the protein MKKPPLILTNFLIFVITGAIAFIGVPVWAMTIGFDATEIVTAILLFFFTGMSITAGYHRLWSHKTYDANIVVRVILAIGGAMAVQNSILHWASDHRVHHRHVDDNDQDPYSAKRGIWFAHIGWMLREYQANRYSDYGNCRDLQKDKVVMWQHNYYLPIVLIANFGITAFLGWLNGDVLGMILIAGVFRLVMVHHVTFFINSLAHFWGKQPYTDSNSARDNGVIALFTFGEGYHNFHHIFEYDYRNGIHWWQYDPTKWLIRGLSFLGMTNNLRRVPEERIEKARAAMQFQQANAKLSQLPHAEEVLAKIHHEYDLLLQKMSAYYAAKKRLVNVRKKCLKRSIERLELDLHYKELKQALALQKEKWVRLQELSLQTA; encoded by the coding sequence ATGAAGAAACCACCCCTCATTCTGACAAATTTTTTAATATTTGTTATTACTGGTGCCATTGCCTTCATTGGTGTGCCGGTTTGGGCGATGACCATTGGATTTGACGCCACTGAAATAGTAACGGCAATTCTTCTGTTCTTTTTTACAGGAATGTCTATTACTGCGGGTTATCATCGTCTCTGGTCTCATAAAACCTATGATGCCAATATTGTCGTGCGTGTAATCCTGGCTATTGGCGGTGCAATGGCGGTACAGAACAGTATTTTGCACTGGGCCTCGGATCATCGGGTGCATCATCGCCATGTTGATGATAATGATCAGGACCCTTACTCTGCTAAGCGCGGAATATGGTTTGCGCATATAGGCTGGATGTTACGGGAGTACCAGGCCAATCGATATTCCGACTATGGTAACTGCCGTGACTTACAAAAAGATAAGGTGGTTATGTGGCAACACAATTATTACCTACCAATTGTACTGATTGCGAATTTCGGAATTACGGCCTTTTTAGGCTGGTTAAACGGCGATGTCTTAGGAATGATTCTGATTGCAGGCGTCTTCCGTCTGGTAATGGTTCACCACGTCACATTTTTTATAAATTCTCTGGCCCATTTCTGGGGCAAACAGCCATACACAGACAGCAATTCCGCCCGTGATAATGGCGTTATCGCGTTGTTCACTTTTGGCGAAGGCTATCATAATTTTCATCATATCTTTGAATATGATTACCGTAACGGCATTCACTGGTGGCAGTATGATCCAACCAAGTGGCTCATCCGTGGTCTGTCTTTTTTAGGTATGACAAACAATCTTCGTCGAGTGCCGGAAGAACGTATTGAAAAAGCACGGGCTGCCATGCAGTTTCAACAGGCGAATGCTAAGCTGTCGCAGCTACCTCATGCTGAGGAAGTGCTGGCAAAAATTCACCATGAGTACGATTTACTACTTCAGAAAATGTCAGCGTACTATGCAGCTAAAAAACGTTTGGTAAATGTACGAAAAAAATGTTTGAAACGAAGCATAGAACGTTTGGAGCTTGATCTTCATTATAAAGAGTTAAAGCAAGCTCTCGCGTTACAGAAGGAAAAGTGGGTAAGGCTACAAGAGCTTTCCTTACAGACCGCCTAA
- a CDS encoding pyridine nucleotide transhydrogenase: MRKLTIGLALLTTMGIAHAESEQNQLFKCMDTKTFEMNNDCMATQISNNVRFRDTQNKLVKTTSANAGDYAIATMTFDQEKMQIDIVAHRDALQVNNTLAAVSN, encoded by the coding sequence GTGCGTAAATTAACAATTGGCCTTGCGCTGTTAACCACAATGGGTATTGCGCATGCGGAATCTGAGCAAAACCAGCTTTTCAAATGTATGGACACTAAGACGTTTGAAATGAATAATGATTGCATGGCTACGCAGATAAGCAATAATGTGCGTTTCCGGGATACCCAAAATAAATTGGTAAAAACAACCAGCGCAAATGCGGGGGATTACGCAATCGCCACTATGACTTTCGATCAGGAAAAAATGCAGATTGATATTGTGGCTCATCGCGATGCATTGCAGGTGAACAATACGTTGGCAGCAGTTAGCAACTAA
- the sthA gene encoding Si-specific NAD(P)(+) transhydrogenase, with protein sequence MTKKATKAKPQYQFDAIVIGTGPGGEGVAMQLAKAGKNVAVVERYDSVGGGCTHWGTIPSKALRHSVSRLIEYNNTPLFSENHINRRVTFAEIMRHASGVVRSQSKLRSSFYDRNRVTLLHGEASFVDQHTLQVVRADGSRETLTANQIAIATGSRPYCPEDIDFSHPRIYNSDTILSLNSEPQTIIIYGAGVIGSEYASIFRGMGVKVDLVNMRDRLLSFLDAEISDALSYHLWNNGVVIRHTETYKSVEGREDGVVLNLESGKRMRADCLLFANGRTGNTDMLKLENVGLKADSRGQLSVNDNYQTEVENIYAVGDVIGYPSLASAAYNQGRFAAEAMLAGKANARLVEDIPTGIYTIPEISSVGKTEQELTVQKVPYEVGRAQFKHLARAQIASTQVGSLKILFHRETKEILGIHCFGERASEIVHIGQAIMQQKNGGNTLDYFVNTTFNYPTMAEAYRVAALNGLNRIFKD encoded by the coding sequence ATGACTAAAAAAGCGACAAAAGCTAAACCTCAATACCAGTTCGATGCTATTGTTATCGGGACAGGGCCCGGCGGAGAAGGGGTTGCTATGCAGCTTGCGAAGGCGGGTAAGAATGTTGCCGTTGTCGAACGATATGATTCAGTGGGTGGAGGCTGCACCCACTGGGGTACCATTCCGTCCAAGGCGCTGCGTCATTCTGTAAGCCGTTTGATTGAATACAACAACACGCCGCTATTTTCTGAAAATCATATTAATCGTCGCGTTACCTTCGCGGAAATTATGCGCCATGCCAGCGGCGTAGTGCGAAGCCAGTCGAAACTCCGCTCTTCGTTTTATGACCGCAACCGTGTTACGTTGTTGCACGGCGAGGCAAGCTTTGTTGATCAGCATACATTGCAGGTTGTTCGCGCTGATGGTTCAAGAGAAACGTTAACAGCCAATCAGATCGCTATCGCCACCGGCTCCCGACCCTACTGCCCTGAAGATATCGATTTCAGCCATCCCAGAATTTATAACTCCGATACGATTTTATCTTTAAACAGCGAGCCGCAGACTATCATCATCTACGGTGCAGGTGTCATCGGTTCCGAGTACGCCAGCATATTTCGCGGCATGGGTGTAAAGGTAGATCTGGTGAATATGCGGGATCGATTGCTGTCGTTTCTGGACGCTGAAATTTCTGACGCACTCAGTTATCATTTGTGGAACAACGGTGTAGTTATCCGCCACACCGAAACCTATAAATCTGTAGAGGGTCGCGAAGACGGCGTGGTTTTAAACCTTGAATCCGGCAAGCGTATGCGCGCTGATTGCTTGTTGTTCGCCAACGGTCGAACTGGCAATACCGACATGCTGAAACTGGAAAATGTCGGCCTAAAAGCAGATTCCCGGGGCCAGTTGTCTGTGAACGATAATTATCAAACTGAAGTAGAAAATATCTATGCTGTTGGTGATGTCATTGGCTACCCTAGTTTAGCATCGGCAGCCTACAATCAGGGTCGCTTCGCTGCTGAAGCCATGTTAGCAGGAAAAGCTAATGCGCGTTTGGTGGAAGATATTCCTACAGGCATTTATACCATTCCAGAAATTAGTTCTGTAGGTAAAACTGAGCAGGAACTTACCGTCCAAAAAGTACCCTATGAAGTAGGACGCGCACAATTTAAGCATCTTGCGCGAGCCCAAATTGCTTCTACTCAGGTAGGAAGTCTCAAAATACTTTTCCACCGAGAGACCAAAGAAATCCTCGGCATCCATTGTTTTGGTGAACGTGCCTCTGAAATTGTACACATTGGTCAGGCAATTATGCAGCAAAAAAATGGCGGTAACACCTTAGATTACTTTGTCAACACCACCTTTAATTATCCCACCATGGCCGAAGCCTATCGTGTAGCGGCACTTAATGGTCTTAATCGTATTTTTAAAGATTAG
- a CDS encoding RNA recognition motif domain-containing protein: protein MKVGFIQCAVISAVFALAGYLVFSSASLDMSLPLTVSLSLLISGIVTPWLASLFNQSSSTSVAREGTSSSSAETTTLYVGNLPYKANEDAVKDYFKDYVDVQSVRLMKDRRTGKRKGYGFIEVITSDIDGAISKLNDKVFLERTLKVRPAKDKGESDE, encoded by the coding sequence ATGAAAGTAGGCTTTATTCAATGCGCAGTTATTAGCGCAGTATTTGCATTAGCGGGTTATCTCGTTTTTTCGTCAGCTAGTTTGGACATGAGTTTACCGCTCACGGTTTCGTTGTCGCTACTTATTAGCGGTATCGTGACGCCATGGCTAGCATCTTTGTTTAACCAATCGTCTTCAACTTCGGTTGCCAGAGAAGGGACATCGTCATCTTCTGCTGAAACCACTACTTTATATGTTGGAAATCTTCCATATAAAGCTAACGAAGACGCTGTGAAAGATTACTTTAAAGACTATGTCGATGTGCAATCTGTTCGTTTGATGAAGGATCGTAGAACAGGTAAGCGTAAAGGATATGGTTTTATTGAAGTAATCACCTCTGATATTGATGGGGCTATTAGTAAGCTCAACGATAAGGTCTTTCTGGAGCGAACTTTGAAAGTTCGCCCGGCAAAAGATAAAGGGGAAAGCGACGAATAA